The sequence CATACGTTCTATCTGAGTCTAGTCTATTTGTTTTTGCATATAAGATAGTAATCAAAACCTGTGGGACCACCAAATTACTTCTTTCAATCCCACCCATTTTGAAGTTAGCTGAAACCATTTCGCTCACTGTTCGATCAGTGAGATACACCCGTGGTAGCTTCATCTTCCCCGGTGCTCAATCCTACCCACGCCGCAGCTTCAACGAAGAAGTTTCCGTACTCGATGGACATTTTGAAAAGCTTGGTTTGAGCAGCAAGGCTTATGTGATGGGTGGGTTCGATAAGCCCCAGAAATGGTTTGTTTATTCTGCTTCAGCGGGTCCTGTTTTGAATGGTGATAAAGTGTACACACTTGAGATGTGCATGACTAGTTTGGACCGTGAGAAAGCGTCTGTCTTCTACAAAACTCCGAACAGCTCTGCTGTCACAATGACTAATGATTCAGGCATTCAAATGATACTACCGAAATCAAAAATCGGTGATTTTGAATTTGACCCATGTGGGTATTCAATGAACGCTATTGAAGATGGTGCGATCTCGACCATTCATGTTACCCCTGAAGACGGGTTCAGTTATGCTAGTTTTGAAGCAGTCGGGTATGATTTTAATGATATGAGCCTTGAGGAGATGGTACAACGGGTGTTGGCTTGTTTTGAACCGGGGGAGTTTTCtattgctgttggtgctgctgtttCATCGAAGAAACTTGAGAAGACATGTTCGATTGATGTTGAGGGGTACAATGTTGAAGAGAAGAGTTACGAAGAGCTTGGATGTGAAGGGTCGATTGTGTATCAGAAATTTGTGAAGAAGGATGGGAGCTGCTGTGGGTCACCTAGGTCGGTTTTGAAATCTGGCGGTTGGAAAGGGAAGGAGAACGATGAAAAGGAGTATGAGTAGTTATTATTAGTATGTATCGAATAAGGGTTGTATCGTCGTTTTTTATGCCTTGGTTActtggattgttaaataaaagcCATGGTCATGGCTATGCTGGATGAATTGGGTTCTTATTGTGTTATTGTGTTTCTGTTATGATTTATGCTGGATTATACCTCTTGATTTAAAGGTCTTATCATAAATCTCATGGAAAAATCCTTTTATTGGTCATTTTAAGTCTTTTAAATTGTTTGTTACTGCTGGCATGTATGTGTTGAAGCTCTCAGGGCGGAATTAATGTCACCGGTCTTACAAACTCAAAGAAAAAAGTTCTCACATAGTCAAACTTAATAAATAATAATCCGTTTAGTTGATATGAAAGACATTCAAATGAGAACATTCTCAtatataggatcaagagggaagtaaccattcgggaggaagcgggggtatgcaaaacttttttttttcttcattttttgaaaaaactttgttcacgaacattatagatgagatgaaaatatgaacatttagtagacactttgtgataaatgtttttattttggcaggaaaacgctcgaagaagtaatatataacaattatcgtgtttttcgagcgtattttgaggttttagttattggagtttagatattaggttttagatattagggtttatagggattagatattagggtttagaaatttagggtttagggtttagatttaggatttagattgagtttttaacacgaacggtttagagtttagggtttagagtttagggtttatggtttagggtttggtgttttgggtttatagaataaacccaaaacaccaaaccctaaaccctaaaccctaaactctaaatcgggctaaattttacttcacaaaacatgaagaaaaaaaacgttcatattcttcacgaacaatattatcttgaatgttatttttgtcgatcgttttcccgcctaaataataacattcatcacgaagtgtctcttctaaatgttcatattttcgtgtgatcttgatgccgaaaaaaaaattttcaaaaaaacgaaattttttttttttgcttccccccgattggttacttccccattgatcctgcccctatatatatatatatatatatatatatatatatatatatatatatatatatatatatatatatatatatatatatatatatattatattccttATTAATTtagtaaagtatatatattattatatattcgtaatatatatcattaatttagtcaagtattatatatatatatatatatatatatatatatatatatatatatatatatatatatatatatatatactatattattaatttagtaaattatatataaatagatattccttattaatatagtatatatatatacatatttatatataattcgaatttatatatattatatgtagaaGAAGCAACTGTAACGTTGCAAGACGTTCAGGTTTTATGGGGTTTACCAATAGAAGGAGAGGTTGTATCCGGTATTTGGTATGAAACGAGTGATAGGGATTGGATACCGTTTGTCGTTACCTACTTAGGGATCGCCGCTGAAGATATTGGTGATAGGGGTATACAGAAAGGGAGGATATTACTTTCTGTTTTAATAGCGGAGTTGGCACAAAATGTTGGAGACACTATCGAGTCTCACCAACAGCGGGCTAGAGTATACATTTTAGCTCTGATGGGCGGCGTTCTATTTTCTGATTCTAATGCATACGATGTCCCTTTGAGTTTCTTGCATACCATCATTGACTTGAGTCCAGATAGACGTATAAGTTGGGGTAGTGCGGTTCTCACACATCTTTATAGAAATTTGTGTAAAGCGGCCACAAACTATGAAGCCAAAGCCATTAATGGTGCGCTACTTTTAGTACAACAGTGGGTGTATAAAAGAATTCCATCCATCGCGCCAATTCTCAAAAATGATGTACGCATTATTCCAGAGGACCTGGCACCTAACCAGATTCCACCGATTCGTGCACCCTATGGTTCAAGGTATATCATTATTACTTTATACATTTAGTTATTGTAACTATATTCATTTGTATGTGTTATTCATATGTAGGTGGCATGGTAAACAGACAAACAAAAGTACGCCAACACATGTATTGCCTACGTATCGCTCCGTACTTGCGCCGTTAACGCCTAGACAGGTAACATTTATTTGGTATGAAACTATAGAAGCTATGTTAAAGTCAAAAcatttattaagtattataatatgCTGATGCAGTTTATATGACAACCATATGATGATGTGTTACTGAGCCGACTACCCCGTCAGTGCACAGCTGACAGAGCCTTATGGTCATACCGTGGCGCGATTATATTCTGGGCTACTATTGAGACACATCTATCGGATCGGGTCTGCAAGCAGTTTGAATGGAGTCAGCCTATTCCAGGTGTTGAACACTTGCTTCCCGCTCAGATGCATCATTAATTACACAAGACAAACCTTTGCATGAAACAAAGTGCTGATATGAGGGCTATTGCCCCGCACGTCACGTACATTGGACAATGGAATGACTGAGCCAACCGTTAGGGATGGTGGGGGTGTGAGTAGGGATTACTTTGACTGGTACTAGGCTCGCACAGTTGTGCACATTACAGATCCCTGAATCGGTGAGGGCACCAACACATATCCTAATTGGGCAGTGACTACTAATGTATATGTAAGTAACAATtgtgtaatatttttattatttttaaacaatAAGCTCATGATCGATAAACTTTTGTTATAATATTGGTTTACTTTTAACTATATACAGGAGGAGTGGCTTTGGAGGATGCAAGATATGACATTTGCACAAATGCAACCAAACAGTCAACCTAACCCGCAAGCATTTTATGACATGCCACATCAGTTACTTTCATACGCGCATCATAATCAGCTAGGTGCTCCATTTGAATACTATCCGTCATAAAACTTCGAGTTACCAGCTAATGATTACGGTGATCAGGCGCATTATCATGATCCTCGCCAAACGTATCATAACCCTCATGACACATACAGTACCCCTCGAAACACATACAATACCCATCAAAACATCTACAATACCAATCAGAACATCTTCAATACCCCTCGAAACATAtacaatgtaacatcccgcatttttccgttaaattatttttaacgccgtctttttttttattttattatttaatatcctcagtatctcgattcgtatcctccattagctacattcttaaaatattttcgttattggattataacgtctcccgtactcccgtgtaattcaaaatattcgttcggttaattcccgcacccgactacaaactagagggactagttttgccaaaaagacaaagaggtgactagcactttgactagtcaacctcctccccatctttctttttcatttcttttccaatttcttttcatacttctccatttcctctcaatccttcaaaaaggaaatcatcatccatattaaatcgatcaagcttcgggccaaacaaattacatatttgaactcctcgtgatctcctcttcgattccataccgatctcatcaaatttgggtaactttctaaaatcactaattttatgtgttcttgagtttttgagttaaaaaggttgttaattagtgtctatggctcaagtctagtatgattatgtgttttgtatgcttgttcttgctattttggtgtaactaattcatattgaaagaatgcttgcttaatcttgagttttaggtgttcatatgttgtttaaagatgaaagatcatgttttaattgtgttcctaacatcactagcttcaaattggtatgtaggttgacatggattagttcataaacttgattatgaaatttggtgaatatgggttagggtttcatgaacttgaaatggttttgtaatgctttgaatgacatgtaatgttgtttgtaagtgtttagatacattgtatgcgtgattatctacacaacggcgtactaaatgggtgtattaaatttccgaatcattaaattgcatttatgaacttggaagtaataaatgtgagcattaatggtgattttgatatgagtttgtttggttttgattgagtaaatgcatttagttatcttccttgtcaaattacctttctaataatatatgatatgcgttttaaatgttttcggtgcatgaaatgtgttaaattgtgttttgggtcgtgacttagaccaattttctgcaaacaacatgtttcccaggtagtgcgcgccgcgcacatacctgcgcgccgcgcataatcaaaaatcccagatgtctgccttcttggttaagttctgaccaggatttacacttgggtgcgcgccgcgcaacccacagcgcgccgcgcatttggtccagctcatttttgtctttgtttttcatatcacaaaatgttcccgcttaactataatcctgtttaccatgagacttgactattatgctcatatatgatttctcatcatgagaaaattgtcggacacccgacccgaccccgttgactttgaccaagtttgactttagtcaaacttaaccaaacaattatacaatcgttctaacatgtttaactacttgtaacgtgcatgaaacttgacaatttgcttcgcatgctatattaatcgagtcgtattgagccataggactaattgaacatctttgaccgttcgtgactatcgatattgatacaacctaattgtttaggtcaagactagcattgttctttgcacacgttacttgtcgaagtactttttgttcgtgcatacaaggtgagatcatagtcccactttttaatcacttttattctttacatcgtgggctgagaaacacatacatttcatacttatttacttttcatgcttttacattgtgaacaaatacgaatacaaagatgcatacgagtttgaacaaaagtcctcaatccaattatcattagttccacttgcagggtgtaagtgtaagcgtgtaattatgttgtgtggccatacgggtttaacaaaccctcattcagacggttcgctaccgttagtgaatggaatataatttcaacaatgtatagtgcaggttctaacactaaattcaaaattcagagggaagattcggttaagccttgataattgggtgctcgtggtacaaatactattttggaatgtgaacgattttggttaagcaattcataaagaaccttgtggttcaatacaatttacttactaaacctatgatttcaccaacgttttcgttgacagattcttctatgtttttctcaggttttgaatgcttaagtgatacatgcttccgcactcttgtgatacttgcttggatgtcgagtatacatgcatatttggagcatctttttgactacttttaaattgtgtcgcataggtttcaattgtacgtttaacattgtaatgtaactagccgtcgaacttcttttgtaaacttgaaacacccttttacattgaaatgaatgcgacatattttggtcaaacgttgtcttaaagacttatgaccatgtaatgggacctacgtagtcgacgccgtcacttgacgatttgtcggggtcgctacatacaaTACCCCGTTGAACACGCATCATGGATCATCCTCTCGGACCCCTCAAGAAACACATCATGGATCTTCCTCTCGGACCCCCACCAAATATATGTAGGTGGCTCGTCCTCTCGAAGCCCTCTTGACGTAAGTGTTTCTGATTACCCACTTGAGGATGAGCCTGTCGAGGATTTAACCATAGGCGATGATGAAAACCGGGAACAACTACCGCGGAGGAGTCAAAGGCAATCTGTACCAACAAGGTGTGGAACTGGTCATCACCTACGATATATACGCGGGAGACGTCATGGTCATTGATtagttgtatttatttatattcGTTGTAATGTTTATCTTTTGGACTTGTTTAAATATATCTTGCTTTTGTGATTTACATTTAGTATCGTTTTTAAACAAAAATAACAATAGTTTAttttaaataacaataacaacaaataacaatagattatttaaAACATCAATAACAATAGTTTattttaaacaacaacaacaacaacacaattCTCTAGGTAGATCCACCGTCTTTAAAGAACACCTTTATTAACGCCTTTCGTGTAATGTTAAGGATTTTAACCTTGACACTAGGGCAAAAGATAGAACAATTTTGTAGCACCAAAACAGCTCCCTCACGTATGCCTTCATCAATGATCTTGCTAGATACTGTTCCTCGAATAGTACCCGTAGTGTCCTATTAAACATAAATGAATATAGTTACATTAGTCTGTTTTAGTGAACGCAATAcaattatgaaaatatacataagtTAGTGATGTAAACTCACTTTCAGCGTTATAGACAGATCACCGAGAGCATTTTTCTCACAAGTCTTAACAACACCAACAACTTAATCAGCTGGTAAAAATCTACGCTGCCTCAGAATGCTTGCTATATCAGATCTACTTGCAGTTACAACAATACACCTATACTGTTGGCTTATGGTTTGAAAAATGAGTAtacaattttgttgtttacctCCGTACGGATATGCAAACTCCATCGCGTGTAGCCACGGATCCAGTGTAAACGAATGAATCATCCACTTCAGGTCTGTTTATTATTTCCCTTACAAAATCTTGCGTAGACATGTCATCCACAAGTTATTCTCGTTATTTCGAAGTTCATACGCATCTTGGAAAATACCAGCGGGTCCAGGGATTCGGTACGATAATTTGTTCTTTTTGTTAGACCCGGAACCGCGCAGAACAGGTCGTGGTGGTGAAATAGGTTGCTTTTGTTTTTGACGGTTACGTTGGGGGGACTCTAACGGTCGGGGGAATGGTGGCGACTCAGTCGACACCAAAATGGTTTCAGTGGGTTTTGAAACTGATACAGATTGAGTGAGGTCGGAATCATCAATATCAAGTAGGTATTCCCATCCATTGTTTTCATGATTGGCCATTTTTTTAGAATGTGATTTAATGTTTTTTGTAGTTTTCAACTGGTGATTTCACTGATATATAAATCTCAGTTTGATGTGTTTGAAATGTGGTTGTGTTGTATGTGATGTTGTTATTGAGAATGAAGTTTCAAGTGGTATAAATAGATGTAAAAAAGCATAGATTACGACCTGCAAAAGCAAGATTCGGGTTAAAAGTGAACAAAAAATGGCAggaccaaaaccgaagtttgaaacttcagtTTTGCTGAAAAGCCTGCAGATCCGAAGTTTCGGTTTAGGGTACGGGTGGCAAAAGCTTGTACACATGTCAGCCTAGTCACTGTGTAAACGAATAAAGGACCAaatccgaagttccaaacttcggttttgccaaatcCGAAGTTTGGAACCTCGGTTTTACCATTTTCTCAAACAATTTTGTTAAATTTTCATTTTTGCAAGACAGTTTAATaaaattactatttaaaaaaaaaagtctaaGATCTTTTCCATGCATGCATATTTTAACTTTGATTTATTCTATACTACTATGCCATTATATTCTTGTCATAGAAGTGAAAAGTAAAAACCAAATTGTGTGACGCCAACGTCGTATGAGAAGAAAGGGTAAACTGATGAACAAATATTAATTACCGTTTAAATAATTCGAAATACTGAAATATAAACTCAGCACGATAAGTAATAAAGAATAAATAAAGAGTAAAATGGTTACAAATCGAATAACTTTTGTTAAAGGAAAAaggtaaaaaaaagaaaaaaagaaagatgAATGGGTTGTTAATTTGGCACCTATTGTTTCTTTTGGCTTCTTTAAGTAAAAAAAGAAACTATGTGTTCTGATTGTAGCGAGTAGTGGATTCTCATATATGTTGAACTTTGGATGCTTCATTCTCTAACCACGCTTTTTACTCTTTTCAATTTTATGTAAAGTAGCGGTTGAATTGCTCTTAGAAACTACTCCGTAATATATTATAGTAGATTCTCTTCGTTTTAGTTCAATTGTCCTGTTTTATTTAGAGTCGTCTTTTCTTTCTCACTTTGACTCTAAATATttttgtttgtattttttttttttttgaaatgcaaGCAAGTATTATTACAAAATAGAGGAACACGATACAAAACTAGCAAGGAGCTAGTCAAGACTCGAAACCACTACCTAACACACAATTAAGGACACACAACCAACAAAGAAACCTCGAAACAAATCTCAACACACTATGATATAAACGCACATCTAACAAATAGACTCGAACAAGAGGAACCACGTAGCTCGAAACACATCGCGAGTAGATGCTGAATTAAGTTTCCGAATCTGAGGACGCGCAGGAGGAGCAACATGAGCAACAAGCACATTCATCGTCGTCCTCATCCGAATTATTCATCACATTCTCGATAAAATATCTTTCATGCCAGCGAAAGTTTTCACGACGTCGGCTACGCTTCATGTTTCTCCGACCCCAAacatgtttaatgaaatgacttttAATTAAAGGATGTATTTTTCTCTCTTTAATTCGAAAGCGAGTTACCGCGGTAGAAGTAGATTTAGATATCACGTCCGACAAAACAACACAATCCTTTTTGGTTAAGTTAGGATCGCCAAAATCGCGATCATCACCAACAGAATCGGAGCCCATACCATTTGAGGAGTCAGAGCCCGATTCAGGTTCAATGGATAAATTAGCACAATCAGGCCCAATACCTGACCCACCAGAAATTTGACTTTTCACAGGATCCACCATAAAATCCTTATTAGCACGCGTGGAAACAGAACCCTCGACATCCACGCAGCTGTCATTGGGAACATGTCCATCGATACCAACGCACCTTTCTGTGGAATTCACATCGGAAAAAGAACAGTTCGATCTTTGATTTTCCCCAGACATCCGATCGTCATCTGAGTGGTTTTCCGGTATGATCGTAGCCGGAGCATCATCGGACGAATCTGAGATGATTTCACCTTCTTCAATACCCTCTGTAACATCTGCAGACTCCCAATTAGATGAATCATCTGCAGCTTTTTCACTTAAGCCTTCATCACAGGTATCTAAATTCCCCTTGTAATTCCCATTCACACTTGATGTATCTTTTTCACTTACGCAAGATACTTTGGCCGTTTTACAAGGGGAAGGGGACTGTAAATTGTTGGAGACGCCATATGAACTTTTCAAAACCTCACCGCCGGAATCTTCAAATCGGATCTTATTCACTTCGACCAAAGACCATGATAAACGATCTTTGTTAAAACTAAAAACAAGATTGTGATTGCTCACCGATTCAGGGAGGTTAATCTCGATACATCTGCCCCCGATAATTACCTCAATACGATTATTCGTGGGAAGTTGAGAATCCATGGATTCTTGTTCACGATCTGCAAG comes from Rutidosis leptorrhynchoides isolate AG116_Rl617_1_P2 chromosome 4, CSIRO_AGI_Rlap_v1, whole genome shotgun sequence and encodes:
- the LOC139840077 gene encoding S-adenosylmethionine decarboxylase proenzyme-like; the encoded protein is MSAIGFEGYEKRLEITFFEPSIFSDPEGRGLRALSKAQLDEILNPAECTIVSSLSNEHVDSYVLSESSLFVFAYKIVIKTCGTTKLLLSIPPILKLAETISLTVRSVRYTRGSFIFPGAQSYPRRSFNEEVSVLDGHFEKLGLSSKAYVMGGFDKPQKWFVYSASAGPVLNGDKVYTLEMCMTSLDREKASVFYKTPNSSAVTMTNDSGIQMILPKSKIGDFEFDPCGYSMNAIEDGAISTIHVTPEDGFSYASFEAVGYDFNDMSLEEMVQRVLACFEPGEFSIAVGAAVSSKKLEKTCSIDVEGYNVEEKSYEELGCEGSIVYQKFVKKDGSCCGSPRSVLKSGGWKGKENDEKEYE